A section of the Ignisphaera sp. genome encodes:
- a CDS encoding 30S ribosomal protein S19e: MVTVRDVPAPLLIDKLAQYLKNDVEHVKPPSWALFTKTGPHRERVPDDQDWWYYRAAAILRKLYLAEEPIGLGTFRTIFGGLKRRGSAPPHFRRCGGSHIRIILQQLEEAGLVVKSPRGRIITPKGRKLLDSIAYEIFKSLVKSIPELSKYGPTSSR, translated from the coding sequence ATGGTTACGGTTAGAGATGTACCAGCTCCTCTACTTATAGACAAACTAGCGCAATACCTTAAAAACGATGTAGAGCATGTAAAACCACCATCATGGGCTTTATTCACGAAAACAGGTCCTCATCGTGAAAGAGTGCCAGATGATCAAGACTGGTGGTACTATAGAGCTGCAGCAATTCTCAGGAAGCTTTACCTAGCTGAAGAGCCCATAGGTTTAGGAACCTTTAGAACAATTTTTGGTGGTCTCAAGAGAAGAGGTTCAGCACCTCCGCATTTCAGAAGGTGTGGTGGATCTCACATAAGGATAATACTTCAGCAACTTGAAGAAGCAGGACTTGTTGTAAAATCGCCTAGAGGACGTATAATAACACCTAAAGGCAGGAAGCTTCTCGATAGTATAGCGTACGAAATATTTAAGAGCTTGGTAAAATCTATTCCCGAGTTAAGTAAATATGGTCCTACTTCATCTAGATAA
- a CDS encoding YhbY family RNA-binding protein, which yields MRLRGLARNLYKEKIRRHRADINIGKNGIHMNLINEVKRILEEYGVVKVRILRNARNGVSDDDIARLVRSVDAIIVDSRGYTYILMARKILKSSSRINSERSKELG from the coding sequence TTGAGGCTTAGAGGTTTGGCCAGAAACCTGTACAAGGAGAAGATTAGGAGACATAGAGCAGACATTAATATAGGTAAAAATGGTATACATATGAATCTAATCAATGAGGTTAAGAGGATTTTAGAAGAATATGGTGTTGTAAAGGTAAGGATACTTAGGAATGCTAGAAATGGTGTTTCTGATGATGATATAGCTAGGTTAGTCAGATCTGTTGATGCTATTATCGTCGATTCACGTGGTTACACATACATACTCATGGCTAGAAAAATCCTTAAAAGCTCTTCTCGCATAAATTCAGAGAGATCAAAAGAGCTAGGGTAA
- a CDS encoding ribonuclease P — translation MHKNKLKDMAIQRMYILYSMGVEASRMKDYRFARRYGELIYRISTRGRVKIPRSIKRWICKNCKMIMVPGVNAIIRTRRKGKTLRIITRCVICGWIHRYEFLRCRKS, via the coding sequence ATGCATAAGAATAAACTAAAGGATATGGCTATTCAACGTATGTATATACTCTACAGTATGGGTGTAGAAGCTTCAAGAATGAAGGACTACAGATTCGCTCGTAGATATGGTGAGCTTATATACAGGATATCCACGAGAGGTAGAGTTAAGATACCGAGATCAATTAAGAGATGGATATGCAAAAACTGTAAGATGATAATGGTTCCAGGAGTAAATGCAATTATTAGGACGCGTAGAAAAGGAAAAACTTTAAGAATTATAACTAGATGTGTTATATGTGGCTGGATCCACAGATACGAGTTTCTAAGGTGTAGAAAGAGTTGA
- a CDS encoding GTPase — MKLMKWRELDILISQADIVLEIIEARNPISTRCRFVEEVVKRKNKKLVVVLNKCDLVPKDVCRSWTKLLASEGFTAICFSRKFKKHVEYLKRLIEDIVEIKPITVAVVGYPKVGKSSLINALKGKNSASTSPYPGSPGYTKASQKYKVAPGVYLIDTPGIIPIHNTNDIELLIRSSPIEKIGNTLHVVFKLIETIINNNKYAFKETYGIDSLDPLEILNRLAIKRGWFIGKGSEREPNLFEASRAIIRDYLKGKIKFYISPPT, encoded by the coding sequence ATGAAGTTAATGAAGTGGAGAGAACTAGATATACTGATTTCGCAAGCGGATATTGTATTGGAGATTATTGAAGCCCGTAACCCAATTTCTACTAGGTGTAGATTTGTTGAAGAAGTTGTTAAGCGTAAAAATAAAAAACTTGTTGTTGTACTTAATAAATGTGATCTTGTTCCTAAAGATGTTTGTCGATCGTGGACAAAATTGCTTGCCAGTGAAGGATTTACAGCGATATGTTTTTCTCGTAAGTTCAAAAAGCATGTAGAGTATCTCAAGAGACTTATAGAAGATATAGTAGAGATAAAACCTATAACGGTAGCTGTTGTTGGATATCCTAAGGTAGGTAAATCTTCGTTGATTAATGCTCTAAAAGGTAAGAATTCTGCATCAACAAGTCCGTATCCTGGATCTCCAGGTTATACTAAAGCTAGCCAGAAGTACAAGGTAGCTCCAGGAGTATATCTAATAGACACACCCGGCATAATACCTATACACAATACCAACGATATTGAGCTACTAATAAGATCTAGCCCTATAGAGAAAATAGGTAATACACTTCATGTAGTATTCAAATTGATAGAGACAATTATAAACAATAACAAGTATGCATTTAAAGAAACCTACGGTATAGATTCTCTAGATCCTCTAGAAATTTTAAACAGACTAGCCATAAAGCGAGGATGGTTTATAGGTAAAGGCTCGGAAAGAGAACCTAATCTTTTTGAAGCCTCTAGAGCTATTATAAGAGATTACCTAAAAGGTAAGATAAAATTCTATATATCACCTCCCACATAA
- a CDS encoding bifunctional phosphoglucose/phosphomannose isomerase, protein MGLYMLDHYMNWYKYSLEALDYVVENSIDLGYAEKVVVTGLGGSGIVGDLLASIASDYSNVAVHVYKDFYIPKTILRRDSVVLAISYSGNTLETISSTLKALERSSKVCIVTSGGKLLDIAKHRRLPYVVVRSDLVPRLAMPIMFIASLKLLSRCGIEIVPMDVVLSSINVLKDIEGAKETAREITNFVLNSQIITIVSTSRFQALAYRIKDEFNENSKIPVKVEIAPELFHNDIVGWENAKVRDVAILIESDILYEDKLIGFYNEYLKSVGLRTYILKLRGNIIERHLYGSLIAGIASVYLAQVRGLNPVETRSIAMYKNTVKELEKEFIALNVSSSV, encoded by the coding sequence ATGGGATTATATATGCTTGATCACTATATGAACTGGTACAAATATAGTCTAGAAGCATTGGACTACGTAGTAGAGAATAGTATAGATCTTGGTTATGCAGAAAAGGTAGTAGTTACAGGATTAGGCGGTAGCGGAATTGTGGGAGACCTATTAGCTTCTATAGCCTCAGACTATAGTAATGTAGCTGTGCACGTCTACAAGGATTTCTATATTCCTAAAACCATTTTACGTAGAGATTCAGTAGTATTAGCTATAAGTTACTCAGGAAATACCTTGGAAACTATCTCATCAACTTTGAAAGCTCTAGAGAGAAGCTCAAAGGTGTGTATAGTTACATCGGGTGGTAAGCTTCTAGATATTGCGAAACATAGGCGTTTACCATATGTCGTTGTAAGAAGTGATCTTGTTCCAAGACTAGCTATGCCTATAATGTTCATAGCCTCTCTAAAGCTTCTATCGAGATGCGGTATAGAGATTGTGCCTATGGATGTTGTTTTATCTTCTATCAATGTTCTGAAAGATATTGAAGGTGCTAAAGAAACAGCTAGAGAGATAACAAATTTTGTTTTGAATTCTCAAATCATAACTATAGTATCTACATCAAGATTTCAGGCACTAGCGTACAGAATAAAGGATGAATTCAACGAGAACTCTAAGATTCCAGTAAAAGTTGAAATAGCTCCTGAATTATTCCATAACGATATAGTTGGATGGGAAAATGCGAAAGTTAGGGATGTAGCTATACTGATTGAATCTGATATTCTCTATGAAGATAAGCTGATAGGTTTCTATAACGAATACCTGAAATCCGTAGGGCTAAGAACCTATATATTGAAGCTAAGAGGCAACATTATTGAAAGACATCTCTATGGTTCTCTAATAGCTGGTATAGCTAGTGTTTATCTAGCTCAAGTAAGAGGGCTAAATCCTGTGGAGACAAGGAGTATAGCTATGTATAAGAATACTGTTAAGGAGCTTGAGAAAGAATTCATAGCTCTTAATGTATCAAGTAGTGTATAG
- a CDS encoding 4Fe-4S binding protein, whose translation MSIVVKGNVTLDYSRCNLCKLCLNLCPTNVFKVDENINRIVVNDDSCISCYGCTILCPVDAISVEVSSHTVIDITKHTEE comes from the coding sequence ATGAGTATAGTGGTTAAAGGTAATGTAACCTTAGATTATTCGAGATGCAATTTATGTAAACTTTGTTTAAATCTATGTCCCACCAATGTATTTAAAGTAGACGAGAACATTAATAGAATTGTAGTTAATGATGATTCATGCATATCTTGTTATGGATGTACAATACTGTGTCCAGTTGATGCTATTTCTGTAGAAGTTTCTAGCCATACTGTAATAGACATCACAAAGCATACAGAAGAATAA
- a CDS encoding HD domain-containing protein, translated as MKSLLSRYIVTSDPVYGYIKIYDHEVSILESEAFQRLRRIKHLGVTDYAYPGATYTTFLHSIGTAHIVENMVREVLVKADVSYDDIERYVVLLRLILLLHDVGYGPYTYVFEEAILEPRQLTHEGMGARIAEEFSEISVGIEKALRDYGYTYKHVIQAINSRNIDNWPFRSQINSEINEKVLFHFFKGAFSANTIDRVLRDSYYTGAIRSVIDWRKLLYYTLPYEDGVVFDSRATDILEQILITKMRLLLHVYYDSEVRSTSIFCRNVLKKLDQEKLIDFDAIVRDVYRYLTLDDYTIFSIENVRYVKEVKSFTYGRNPYVACIEYYVPREKYFKTDIDINEIKRIVVERIRDCGTEIDVDSDLFIDVLNHLMKLIFKEREYEISTRYGDGSIVKTKIYDFLPTLFNCKVVAFRVYVKRTLSDKVCNMRYKIISSIDNEIGVY; from the coding sequence ATGAAGAGCCTATTAAGTAGATATATAGTTACAAGCGATCCTGTGTATGGGTATATAAAGATCTATGACCATGAGGTATCAATATTAGAGAGTGAGGCTTTTCAAAGACTTAGAAGAATTAAACACCTTGGTGTTACAGATTACGCGTATCCTGGAGCTACATATACTACTTTTCTTCACAGTATTGGGACAGCTCATATAGTTGAAAACATGGTTAGAGAAGTTCTGGTTAAAGCTGATGTTAGTTACGATGATATTGAGAGATACGTTGTTCTTCTCAGGTTGATACTACTTTTACATGATGTTGGCTATGGACCTTATACATACGTATTTGAGGAAGCCATTCTAGAGCCCCGACAACTAACACATGAGGGTATGGGAGCTAGAATTGCTGAAGAGTTCAGCGAGATTTCAGTCGGTATAGAGAAGGCTTTAAGGGATTACGGATATACATATAAACATGTTATTCAAGCCATAAACAGTAGAAACATAGATAATTGGCCTTTCAGGTCTCAAATAAATAGTGAAATAAACGAAAAGGTGCTGTTTCATTTTTTTAAGGGAGCTTTTAGTGCCAATACTATAGATCGTGTCTTAAGAGATTCATATTATACAGGAGCAATACGTTCAGTAATAGACTGGCGTAAGCTACTATACTATACACTTCCGTATGAGGATGGCGTTGTGTTTGATAGTAGGGCTACAGATATACTAGAGCAAATCTTGATAACGAAAATGAGACTCCTGCTACATGTCTACTATGATTCTGAGGTAAGGAGCACATCAATATTTTGTAGAAATGTATTGAAGAAATTGGATCAAGAGAAGCTTATAGATTTTGATGCTATAGTAAGAGATGTTTATAGGTACTTAACTTTAGACGATTACACAATTTTCTCTATAGAAAATGTAAGATACGTAAAAGAGGTTAAGAGTTTCACATATGGCAGAAATCCTTATGTTGCCTGCATTGAATATTATGTACCTCGAGAGAAGTATTTCAAGACAGATATAGATATAAATGAGATTAAACGGATCGTGGTAGAACGTATTAGAGATTGTGGAACCGAAATAGATGTAGATAGTGATCTTTTTATCGATGTTTTGAACCATTTAATGAAACTAATATTCAAAGAAAGAGAATATGAGATCTCGACTAGATATGGAGATGGCTCTATAGTCAAAACGAAGATCTACGATTTTCTACCTACATTATTTAACTGTAAAGTAGTAGCCTTTAGAGTGTACGTCAAGAGAACCTTGAGTGATAAGGTATGTAACATGAGGTACAAGATCATATCCTCTATAGATAACGAGATAGGAGTTTATTGA
- a CDS encoding D-aminoacyl-tRNA deacylase, translating to MDTVIAYYVEDPAGKGIIKYIIELAKCLEDNTLNSNIKELKECYICRNDNVSLLGFNIDVIYLEVLNNFSSAENYVIVSRHSAKSGKPSLTTHTPGNPWGRNDFGGRPWEMPPSNPVLMWYIIKGLNKYSIEYGLENKYEVCYEVTHHGPTSINKPVTFVELGSSEKEWINTNAQEAIAMAILETIREFRARRTENECTVSVGFGGSHYAPIFTKRAFEENECYGHMIPNYVIKELKLEELKFIARKAIELTPGSKRIVIEKMRKEMREIIEEEANKHNLEVVRY from the coding sequence GTGGATACAGTAATAGCCTACTATGTTGAGGATCCTGCAGGTAAAGGAATAATTAAATATATAATTGAACTTGCTAAATGTTTAGAAGATAATACCTTGAACAGCAACATTAAAGAGCTTAAGGAATGTTATATTTGTAGAAATGACAACGTTTCTCTACTTGGATTCAATATCGATGTTATATATCTTGAAGTACTCAACAATTTTTCTAGCGCAGAAAATTACGTGATAGTCTCACGACATAGCGCAAAATCTGGGAAACCTAGTTTAACTACTCATACACCTGGAAACCCTTGGGGAAGAAATGATTTCGGTGGAAGACCTTGGGAAATGCCTCCATCAAATCCTGTACTGATGTGGTACATCATTAAAGGACTGAATAAGTATAGTATAGAATATGGATTAGAAAATAAGTATGAAGTATGTTACGAAGTGACCCACCATGGACCCACATCTATAAATAAACCGGTGACATTTGTAGAGCTCGGAAGTAGCGAAAAAGAATGGATTAACACCAATGCTCAAGAAGCTATAGCTATGGCAATTCTAGAGACTATTAGAGAATTCAGAGCTCGGAGAACCGAAAATGAATGCACTGTATCTGTAGGATTTGGTGGATCACACTATGCACCAATCTTTACTAAGAGAGCTTTTGAAGAAAATGAATGCTATGGTCATATGATACCGAACTATGTGATAAAGGAGTTAAAGTTAGAGGAGCTGAAATTTATAGCTAGAAAAGCTATAGAACTTACACCAGGAAGTAAAAGAATTGTAATTGAGAAGATGAGGAAAGAAATGAGAGAAATTATAGAGGAAGAAGCAAATAAGCATAATCTCGAGGTAGTTAGGTACTAG
- a CDS encoding MBL fold metallo-hydrolase: MKITVLGAGREVGRTAILLSEANGSSSLLLDYGISFDEYDKPVFPLSVAPSQLKAVLVTHAHLDHIGAAPLLYVSAKPLLIATNLTLVAGKLMIEDMLRLSGYYLPFEYPELATMLENSKAAGINETVELNGVSIELLNAGHIPGSAMFRIHTKNRTIIYTGDINTIDTKLVKGVDPTNMNADVIIMESTYGMFNHPPRNRVEEKFVETIKSVLDEGGSVLIPSFSLGRAQEILAVLADRMPYTNVYYDGMAREILSLYLEQEEYINRIDLLRKAYTLFESVRSSQMRKKICSEPGNIIVAPAGMLKGGPAVYYIKRLGFNSRNAVILVSFQATTTPGRKLLVDGSLEENGQPVNAKVFWFDFSSHAGSEELMNIIKSVKNIEKVVLVHGSEDAIYTIGYRIREELGIEFYAPKNGETIEI; the protein is encoded by the coding sequence TTGAAGATAACGGTATTAGGTGCTGGAAGAGAGGTTGGAAGAACAGCTATACTGCTTTCTGAAGCAAATGGCTCTAGTTCTCTACTTTTAGACTATGGCATATCATTCGATGAATATGATAAACCGGTATTTCCGTTATCAGTAGCACCTTCACAGCTAAAGGCGGTATTGGTGACTCATGCTCATCTAGATCATATAGGTGCAGCTCCACTTCTATATGTTTCAGCAAAACCTTTACTTATAGCTACAAATCTTACACTTGTTGCAGGAAAATTAATGATAGAAGATATGCTAAGGCTCTCAGGATACTACTTACCTTTTGAATATCCAGAACTTGCAACAATGTTGGAAAACTCGAAAGCTGCAGGAATCAATGAAACAGTTGAACTCAATGGAGTAAGTATCGAGTTACTTAATGCTGGACATATACCTGGAAGCGCTATGTTTAGAATTCATACAAAAAATAGGACAATCATCTATACAGGTGATATAAATACAATAGATACGAAATTGGTGAAAGGTGTAGATCCAACAAATATGAATGCAGATGTAATCATTATGGAATCTACATATGGTATGTTCAACCATCCTCCACGCAACAGAGTTGAAGAAAAATTTGTTGAAACGATAAAGAGTGTTTTAGATGAAGGAGGTAGCGTGTTGATACCTTCATTCTCGTTAGGTAGAGCTCAAGAGATTCTAGCTGTTTTAGCTGATAGAATGCCCTATACAAATGTATATTACGACGGTATGGCACGTGAAATACTGTCACTATATCTTGAACAAGAAGAATATATAAACCGTATCGATCTACTCAGAAAAGCTTACACACTATTTGAGTCAGTTAGATCATCTCAAATGAGGAAGAAAATATGTAGTGAACCAGGCAACATAATTGTTGCACCAGCTGGTATGCTAAAGGGAGGACCAGCTGTATACTATATCAAGAGACTCGGCTTCAATAGTAGAAACGCCGTAATATTGGTTAGCTTTCAAGCTACTACTACGCCTGGAAGAAAACTTCTCGTTGATGGCAGTCTTGAAGAAAATGGACAACCTGTAAATGCAAAGGTGTTCTGGTTTGATTTTTCAAGTCATGCTGGATCAGAAGAACTGATGAACATAATTAAGTCTGTAAAAAATATAGAAAAAGTTGTTCTAGTACATGGATCTGAAGATGCTATATATACGATCGGTTATAGGATACGTGAAGAACTTGGAATAGAATTTTATGCTCCTAAAAACGGTGAAACTATAGAGATCTAG